The following proteins are co-located in the Polystyrenella longa genome:
- a CDS encoding 3-keto-disaccharide hydrolase: MRRLVGFGCLALVVACSVSSVMAGEAVSLFDGETLKGWTQKNGTATYRVEEGTIVGKTNEGSPNSFLCSDKLYGDFELEFDVKVADELNSGVQIRSQTKDGTNEGRVNGPQVEIEASGANGAEAGYIYGESTGRGWLTPEDKLIPHKHFKDGEWNHYKVVAKGPRIQTWINGHMVADLTDEAIYESHPKGFLGLQVHGIGKGKGPYEVSWKNITIKELD, translated from the coding sequence ATGCGGAGATTGGTTGGTTTTGGTTGTCTGGCGTTGGTTGTGGCCTGTTCGGTTAGCTCCGTGATGGCGGGCGAGGCGGTTTCGCTGTTTGATGGAGAGACCCTCAAGGGGTGGACTCAGAAAAATGGCACGGCGACCTACCGGGTTGAAGAGGGGACCATCGTTGGTAAAACAAATGAAGGGAGCCCGAATTCGTTTCTCTGCAGCGATAAACTCTACGGCGATTTCGAACTCGAATTTGACGTTAAAGTAGCTGACGAACTGAACTCGGGTGTGCAGATTCGGTCACAAACTAAAGATGGCACCAACGAAGGCCGGGTGAATGGTCCTCAGGTTGAAATTGAAGCGAGCGGTGCTAACGGAGCCGAAGCGGGTTACATTTATGGGGAATCGACTGGCCGTGGCTGGTTGACTCCGGAAGATAAACTGATCCCACACAAACACTTCAAAGATGGCGAGTGGAACCATTACAAAGTCGTGGCCAAAGGGCCACGCATTCAAACTTGGATTAACGGCCACATGGTCGCTGACTTGACCGACGAAGCGATTTACGAATCGCACCCCAAAGGATTCCTCGGTTTGCAGGTCCATGGTATCGGCAAAGGTAAAGGACCTTACGAGGTCTCCTGGAAAAACATCACCATCAAAGAACTTGACTAA
- a CDS encoding isochorismatase family protein, which translates to MTSHRSIYFCLLLLTLVSPSFAEEKSSDVRTYQNKLTLLENPEPLLNDYPEFIAPVKELNRYQAPLLVNDPGADLSVRAWRFSYNARGIIEVPNNIRLDQTAVIMVHPWGIDDGQGWTTPEPAGVADFCTPEKNHLAARHTREVINPFLKRMRGKAGFIMYSIIGDVDPLRKKMYRTFDENPTKEEREVARAAVLKKLAEFKYEGELIPQEITLSSETPVIDYFKQFPGIDSGPRYNGAGFWELPVPVTSDVTVEHDDVLIFDREGYKPLKEFLKANGIRHILLTGYATDMCFCKTTAGYENLSRDFNVFLVGDASLATFPANDTPRHATNAHISYAALNQLVTQVSWIKEIDSGVEPKVSQK; encoded by the coding sequence ATGACGTCTCACCGAAGTATCTATTTTTGCCTGCTCCTCCTCACTTTGGTTTCTCCTTCTTTCGCTGAAGAGAAATCATCGGACGTACGCACTTATCAGAATAAGTTGACGTTGCTCGAAAATCCGGAACCTCTGCTGAACGACTATCCCGAGTTCATCGCGCCCGTGAAAGAGTTAAACCGGTACCAAGCACCTCTGCTGGTGAATGATCCAGGAGCTGATCTCAGTGTGCGTGCCTGGCGGTTCTCTTATAACGCTCGCGGTATCATCGAAGTTCCCAACAACATTCGTTTGGATCAAACGGCAGTCATCATGGTGCACCCCTGGGGGATTGATGACGGTCAGGGTTGGACCACTCCCGAACCTGCTGGCGTAGCCGATTTCTGTACACCCGAAAAAAATCATCTCGCCGCCCGGCATACTCGAGAAGTGATTAATCCCTTCCTGAAACGAATGCGGGGCAAAGCGGGATTCATCATGTATAGCATTATTGGTGACGTCGATCCTCTTCGGAAAAAGATGTACCGAACGTTTGATGAAAACCCGACGAAAGAAGAACGGGAAGTCGCCCGGGCCGCCGTTCTGAAAAAGCTGGCGGAATTCAAATATGAAGGGGAGCTAATTCCTCAAGAGATTACTCTGTCCTCAGAGACACCCGTGATTGATTACTTCAAACAATTCCCCGGTATCGATTCCGGTCCCCGGTATAACGGTGCAGGTTTCTGGGAACTACCCGTCCCGGTGACGAGCGATGTCACCGTCGAGCATGACGATGTCTTGATCTTTGACCGCGAAGGTTACAAACCGCTGAAGGAATTCCTCAAAGCGAATGGTATCCGGCACATTCTGCTGACCGGTTACGCCACGGATATGTGCTTTTGCAAAACGACCGCCGGTTACGAAAATCTGTCGCGAGATTTCAATGTCTTCCTGGTAGGTGATGCCAGTCTGGCCACCTTCCCCGCCAACGATACTCCCCGGCATGCCACTAATGCCCACATTTCTTATGCAGCCCTCAATCAACTCGTAACGCAGGTCTCCTGGATCAAAGAGATCGACAGCGGCGTTGAACCGAAGGTGAGCCAGAAGTAA
- a CDS encoding LysR family transcriptional regulator, whose protein sequence is MEIDQLRYFLKVAERGSFTRAAEELLVSQPALSRSIQKLEEELGQPVFERKTRSVSLTEAGTLLQSRAQQMLQIMEDTKAEICDDGNSGRIRLGVIPTIAPFLLPDLLQKFATEYPKSMLTVQEETTEKLLKSCQQGEIDLGILALPVPAKYLEIEELFEEELFLVLPPDHPLVDKKQIKLSDVEPYPFVLLDEAHCLSDNIMSFCRQKSIHPVALERTSQLATVQELVALRHGVSMVPAMARVLDKTDRRVYRSLTGSKPTRKIAVVWNPYRFQSRLIQVFREHLKQYAKKGAK, encoded by the coding sequence ATGGAAATTGATCAGTTAAGGTATTTTCTGAAAGTCGCTGAGCGGGGAAGTTTTACTCGTGCGGCGGAAGAATTGCTGGTTTCACAGCCCGCGCTCAGTCGCTCCATTCAAAAACTGGAAGAAGAACTGGGGCAGCCTGTCTTTGAACGGAAGACCCGCTCCGTCTCGCTCACGGAGGCGGGGACGCTCTTACAATCCCGCGCTCAGCAGATGTTGCAGATCATGGAAGATACGAAGGCTGAAATCTGTGACGACGGAAATTCGGGCCGTATTCGTCTGGGAGTCATTCCGACGATCGCCCCCTTCTTGTTGCCCGACTTACTACAGAAGTTTGCGACGGAATATCCCAAATCGATGCTGACAGTTCAGGAAGAAACGACCGAGAAACTGCTCAAGAGTTGTCAGCAGGGAGAAATCGATCTGGGGATTCTCGCGCTGCCTGTGCCCGCCAAGTATCTGGAGATCGAAGAACTGTTCGAAGAGGAACTCTTCCTCGTTCTGCCTCCCGATCATCCATTGGTTGATAAAAAACAAATCAAATTAAGCGATGTAGAACCGTATCCTTTCGTGCTGTTGGACGAAGCTCACTGCCTTTCGGATAACATCATGTCGTTTTGTCGCCAGAAATCGATTCACCCCGTCGCGTTGGAACGAACGAGTCAACTGGCGACCGTACAGGAACTGGTCGCGCTTCGTCACGGCGTTTCGATGGTGCCGGCGATGGCTCGTGTATTAGACAAGACCGACCGCCGGGTTTATCGATCGCTGACCGGTAGCAAACCGACTCGCAAGATTGCCGTCGTCTGGAACCCGTACCGATTCCAGAGTCGGTTGATTCAGGTTTTTCGCGAACATCTGAAACAGTACGCCAAAAAGGGAGCCAAATAG
- a CDS encoding FRG domain-containing protein — protein MKIRKARSISKAFDIASYILSKWHYTSPYFWFRGVNNRNLKLVPGAYWRKKYDEYAPLVSFAQESSSFKSDYSDVKSWDFYYFAQHNGIPTRLLDWTESFSSALFFALETPKSNAVPCVWIMDPCSYNEAIMNWYGIFAPENYEEADIWLPHLVKGPQALVKQDLDGWVYNNLHPVAIYPKRSNPRISNQQGYFTVHGSDRRSLDEILSSLGHSSGDVFARIDLEGIDRKKALEQLSLLGVRRSAIFPDITNLVAQLKEYYEWK, from the coding sequence ATGAAAATTCGAAAAGCTAGGTCGATCTCAAAAGCATTTGATATTGCGTCATATATTCTTTCTAAATGGCACTATACGTCACCATATTTCTGGTTTCGCGGAGTCAATAACAGGAATCTTAAGTTAGTTCCTGGTGCTTACTGGCGAAAGAAGTATGACGAGTATGCACCCTTGGTTTCGTTTGCTCAAGAATCAAGCTCATTTAAATCTGATTATTCAGACGTAAAGAGTTGGGATTTTTACTACTTTGCTCAACATAATGGGATACCGACACGTCTATTAGACTGGACTGAAAGTTTTTCCTCAGCTCTTTTTTTTGCGTTAGAGACGCCGAAAAGTAACGCCGTTCCATGCGTTTGGATCATGGATCCCTGTTCGTATAACGAAGCAATAATGAATTGGTATGGGATTTTTGCCCCGGAGAACTACGAAGAAGCTGATATTTGGTTGCCTCATTTAGTTAAGGGCCCGCAAGCATTAGTAAAGCAAGACCTTGACGGGTGGGTTTATAACAATCTCCATCCGGTTGCGATCTATCCTAAGAGGTCCAATCCGCGTATATCGAACCAGCAAGGTTATTTCACTGTTCATGGTAGCGATCGACGTAGTCTGGATGAGATTCTCTCTTCTCTTGGTCATTCATCTGGCGACGTCTTCGCAAGAATTGATTTAGAGGGAATTGATCGAAAAAAAGCACTTGAGCAACTTTCGCTGTTGGGAGTTCGTAGAAGTGCAATTTTCCCTGATATAACTAATTTAGTCGCCCAGCTGAAAGAGTATTACGAGTGGAAGTGA
- a CDS encoding SDR family NAD(P)-dependent oxidoreductase: MNPTNPTVLITGAATGVGRACAVQFAEVGFDVIINYSRSETEASETQKLVEEAGQKAWVMQADVSDEQAVKEMIARIEKECGRLDVLVNNAAKTEFIEHKDLEALTEDVWDSILAVNLKGPFFCMKAAAPLLKQSEQGAIVNVSSIAGICGRGSSIAYCASKGALNTLTKSMALTLAPEIRVNAVCPGPIESRWLRSVMTEDALQGLAANYPIPRPAKPSDIADAVLHLAIGTTLTTGQLHVVDGGALL; the protein is encoded by the coding sequence ATGAATCCCACCAATCCAACCGTCCTCATTACCGGAGCCGCTACGGGCGTCGGGCGTGCCTGTGCCGTTCAATTTGCGGAGGTCGGGTTTGATGTCATCATCAATTACTCGCGGAGCGAAACGGAAGCGTCCGAAACGCAGAAGCTTGTCGAGGAGGCAGGACAAAAAGCGTGGGTCATGCAGGCCGATGTCAGCGACGAACAGGCCGTTAAAGAGATGATCGCCCGGATTGAAAAAGAGTGCGGGCGGCTCGACGTGTTAGTGAACAACGCGGCGAAGACGGAATTCATTGAACATAAGGATCTCGAGGCGTTAACAGAAGATGTCTGGGACTCGATCCTGGCAGTCAACCTTAAGGGACCTTTCTTCTGTATGAAAGCGGCGGCACCATTGCTCAAACAGTCGGAGCAGGGGGCGATTGTGAATGTCAGTTCCATCGCCGGTATCTGCGGTCGAGGTTCCAGCATAGCGTATTGTGCGAGTAAAGGGGCACTCAACACTCTTACGAAATCGATGGCCCTGACCTTGGCTCCCGAGATTAGGGTCAACGCCGTCTGCCCCGGTCCCATTGAAAGCCGCTGGCTCCGCTCTGTCATGACCGAAGATGCCCTGCAAGGCCTTGCCGCGAATTACCCCATTCCACGCCCGGCCAAACCTTCCGACATCGCCGACGCCGTCCTGCATCTGGCCATCGGTACGACCTTAACAACAGGCCAATTGCACGTCGTCGACGGTGGCGCACTGTTGTAA
- a CDS encoding FAD-dependent oxidoreductase, with amino-acid sequence MSLPDTPLPNSPVLKTTELHTDILVAGGGPAGVCAALAAARTGAKVILCQDRPVLGGNASSEIRMHIVGANGTGGSERGEELVTEAREGGIIEEIRLENSVRNPQRSSSMFDLILYDKCRTEPNLKLMLNTTIVAADVEDGKIVAARGVRHSTEDEFIIRANTYIDCTGDGRLGVEAGAPFMEGREDKAAYGEKLAQQTADNLRLGSTILIQARKHDRPMPYQTPSWVRSFSKEELKLRLYATPGDEEPTHEYGYWWAEWGGTHDTIRDNEVIRDELLAVTLGIWDHIKNGPPETRTGTEPGSDPFEASHWALEWCGFVPGKRESRRFIGQHVLTEHDILNSVPFSDAIAFGGWSLDLHPPEGVDVAEEEPCVQHEVPHLYDIPLRACVSKTISNLMFAGRNISATHVGFASTRVMATCAVIGQGVGTAAAIGVQTGISPGGISSDLKLVHQIQQQLLRDGCYLIGVTNEDSEDLARTATVTSSSEQEGCEAFLVVSGQTRAVFGKRGAPVDRARSGVHRWMSDPTDGLPAWIQLEWSEPVEMQRIELTFDTGMHRHLTLSLHDGYTSKMQWGVPQPETVADYEIELFDQESNWQTIEKVSGNFLRQRKHIFGDPQIKSAVRVRVLSTQGIEQARICEIRIYSLNK; translated from the coding sequence ATGAGTCTGCCTGATACTCCTCTGCCCAATTCACCCGTATTGAAAACCACAGAACTGCATACGGATATCCTCGTTGCTGGAGGTGGACCAGCGGGTGTCTGCGCGGCGCTGGCTGCGGCACGTACCGGGGCGAAGGTCATACTTTGTCAGGACAGACCAGTTCTGGGGGGCAATGCTTCCAGTGAGATTCGGATGCATATCGTGGGCGCGAATGGAACGGGAGGATCGGAGCGAGGGGAAGAGCTGGTCACCGAGGCGCGCGAGGGAGGCATCATCGAAGAGATTCGTTTGGAAAATTCCGTGCGCAATCCACAGCGATCCTCTTCCATGTTTGATTTGATTCTGTATGACAAATGCCGCACGGAACCCAATCTCAAATTGATGCTGAACACCACCATTGTCGCCGCCGATGTTGAAGACGGAAAAATCGTCGCCGCACGAGGAGTACGCCACAGCACCGAGGACGAGTTCATTATCCGGGCAAATACGTATATCGATTGCACGGGAGATGGCCGATTAGGTGTCGAGGCAGGAGCCCCGTTTATGGAAGGGCGTGAAGACAAGGCGGCGTACGGAGAGAAACTGGCTCAACAAACGGCCGACAACCTGCGGCTCGGTTCGACAATTTTGATTCAGGCTCGTAAGCATGATCGACCGATGCCTTATCAGACGCCCAGTTGGGTGCGGTCCTTCTCGAAGGAAGAGTTGAAGCTTCGTCTGTACGCAACTCCGGGTGATGAGGAGCCGACGCATGAGTATGGGTACTGGTGGGCAGAATGGGGAGGAACGCACGACACCATTCGTGACAACGAAGTGATCCGCGATGAACTGCTGGCCGTCACTCTGGGAATCTGGGATCACATTAAGAATGGGCCCCCGGAAACGAGAACGGGAACGGAACCGGGGAGCGACCCGTTTGAAGCTTCGCACTGGGCGCTGGAGTGGTGCGGATTTGTACCGGGGAAACGGGAAAGTCGCCGGTTTATTGGTCAGCATGTCCTGACGGAGCACGATATCTTAAATTCGGTCCCCTTCTCTGATGCGATTGCCTTCGGAGGGTGGTCACTCGATCTGCATCCTCCCGAGGGAGTTGATGTCGCCGAGGAGGAACCTTGCGTTCAGCATGAAGTACCTCACTTGTATGACATTCCATTGCGAGCCTGTGTCTCGAAAACGATTTCAAATCTGATGTTCGCCGGTCGGAATATCTCGGCGACACATGTCGGTTTTGCCTCAACGCGCGTGATGGCGACTTGTGCAGTGATCGGTCAGGGAGTCGGAACGGCCGCCGCCATCGGAGTTCAAACAGGGATCTCCCCGGGAGGGATCAGTAGCGATCTCAAGTTGGTTCATCAAATTCAACAGCAACTGCTTCGAGATGGTTGTTATCTCATTGGTGTGACGAATGAAGATTCCGAAGATCTGGCGAGAACAGCAACGGTGACTTCGTCCAGTGAACAAGAAGGATGCGAAGCGTTTTTGGTAGTCAGCGGGCAGACGCGAGCAGTCTTTGGAAAGCGGGGCGCTCCAGTTGATCGGGCAAGGTCCGGAGTGCATCGTTGGATGTCTGATCCCACAGATGGATTGCCTGCCTGGATTCAGCTCGAATGGTCGGAACCAGTGGAGATGCAGCGTATCGAACTCACTTTTGATACAGGAATGCATCGGCATCTTACGTTGAGTCTCCACGACGGATATACATCGAAGATGCAGTGGGGAGTCCCCCAACCTGAAACGGTCGCCGACTATGAAATCGAACTATTTGACCAAGAGTCCAATTGGCAGACAATCGAAAAAGTATCAGGCAATTTTTTGCGGCAGCGAAAGCATATTTTTGGAGATCCTCAAATAAAATCCGCAGTACGGGTTCGAGTGCTCAGTACGCAGGGAATTGAACAGGCTCGAATCTGCGAAATTCGCATCTATAGTCTAAACAAATGA
- a CDS encoding PVC-type heme-binding CxxCH protein has protein sequence MRPNRTDSASRRLLSSPFSLFALKAKLAVWLTATLCSGGYILAQGYPAEEAAGKMWVTDGFEVQLVASEPQVRQPVSIDFDNKGRLWVMEYLQYPNPAGLERVKVDRYSRTTYDRVPEPPPHGPRGADRLTILEDKDGDGICESAKDFVDGLNLATGFTFGNGGVYVLQTPYLLFYPDRNQDDVPDSDPEVLLSGFGMEDTSSLANSLMFGPDGWLYGTQGTNIQANIRGVQFEQGVWRYHHARDQFELFCEGGGNSWGLDFDAAGNLFYSTNHGGYVMHHGVQGAYLEKAFAKHGELHNPFAFGYFKHVPHENFQGGHVTVGGLVYQADAFPAKYRGKYFGADTLGHGVYFNDVITDGATFKTAFADKLVLANDTWCAPSDMTMGPDGTLYFCDWHDQRTAHPDPDADWDKSNGRIYRISPVGMKSTEHQNPAEQSSAELIEWLKSDNSWMVRRARLELASRKDQTVEPTLLSWLKEPTPEKSTLAREALWTLYSMDAWPRITETDPELINRLLTHSDPVIRTWTVRFVGDQYHLAKTEPEAITASKYLPQLILLAEQEMDPVVVSQLACTAKRIPAEPGLQLASRIASRMNILTDAYIPLLVWWAVEEHAMEAPELALQLFASPKAWENEFVRTILIGRLMRRFAGEGSSQSLHVAAHLFNTAPDAKSQQQLLAELNSGLKMLGKEQISGLPLTGFFNQVAVVKQEEAEAVAVKLESQATELSQTLQRIWEADRRNPLLLEILIRLSSDEALQQALQLATNQSLSVEDRIAALTVLEQVGDERVTAPLLNLIQSGEPEPVALKMLDVLARHYSEEVGDKLLTLYQEGDPNLKPSVLTILIAHPETTLSLLRLVDQQELPDSLLTTEQLRQLALHNMSDIDDLVRKHWGSIQAGTAEEKLAEIRRIMNDLRAAEGNPEQGKTIYKKICANCHKLFGEGNVVGPDLTRANRHDQLFLLTSIIDPSVQIRKEYLRYVLVTTGGRLAVGLLVEETDSQITLLDEKNQKIVIPAEEVDELTASNISLMPENLLKPLSPQELRDLYAYLQSKPEPQP, from the coding sequence AAGCCAAACTCGCGGTTTGGTTGACTGCCACACTCTGTTCCGGTGGGTATATCCTGGCTCAAGGCTATCCTGCCGAAGAAGCTGCGGGGAAAATGTGGGTAACGGACGGATTTGAAGTTCAACTGGTCGCATCGGAACCGCAAGTGCGACAACCTGTGTCGATCGATTTTGATAACAAAGGTCGGCTGTGGGTCATGGAGTATCTGCAATATCCCAATCCGGCTGGATTGGAACGAGTGAAAGTCGATCGGTATTCACGCACAACGTACGACCGGGTGCCCGAACCCCCTCCTCACGGTCCACGCGGGGCCGACCGGCTGACGATTCTCGAAGACAAAGACGGCGACGGAATATGTGAATCGGCGAAAGACTTTGTTGACGGTTTGAATCTGGCGACCGGATTTACGTTTGGGAATGGGGGCGTTTATGTTCTGCAGACCCCTTACCTGCTCTTCTACCCCGATCGCAACCAGGATGATGTTCCTGATTCCGACCCGGAAGTCCTGCTGAGTGGGTTTGGAATGGAAGATACGAGCTCTCTGGCGAACTCACTCATGTTTGGGCCGGATGGTTGGTTGTACGGAACACAGGGAACCAACATTCAGGCCAACATTCGAGGTGTCCAGTTTGAGCAGGGAGTGTGGCGATATCACCATGCTCGCGATCAGTTTGAACTCTTCTGTGAAGGAGGAGGGAATTCCTGGGGACTCGATTTTGATGCGGCAGGAAATCTATTTTACAGCACCAATCATGGTGGTTACGTCATGCATCATGGTGTCCAGGGGGCCTACCTGGAGAAAGCGTTTGCCAAACATGGCGAACTGCACAATCCCTTTGCTTTCGGATATTTCAAACATGTTCCTCATGAAAACTTTCAGGGAGGCCATGTCACCGTGGGAGGATTGGTCTATCAAGCGGATGCCTTTCCCGCAAAGTATCGTGGTAAATACTTCGGTGCCGATACGCTGGGGCATGGTGTTTATTTCAATGATGTAATAACGGATGGCGCGACATTTAAGACCGCGTTTGCGGATAAACTCGTGCTGGCTAACGACACCTGGTGTGCCCCGAGTGATATGACGATGGGCCCCGATGGAACGTTGTACTTCTGCGACTGGCACGACCAACGTACGGCGCATCCTGACCCGGACGCCGACTGGGATAAGTCGAATGGGCGCATCTACCGCATCAGCCCAGTGGGGATGAAATCGACCGAGCACCAGAATCCCGCTGAACAATCCAGTGCGGAACTCATCGAGTGGTTGAAAAGCGATAACAGCTGGATGGTTCGCCGTGCGAGGTTGGAGCTGGCCTCGAGGAAAGATCAAACAGTTGAACCGACATTACTGAGTTGGCTGAAGGAGCCTACCCCGGAGAAATCGACACTGGCGAGAGAAGCACTCTGGACCTTGTACAGCATGGATGCGTGGCCACGAATTACGGAAACGGACCCGGAATTGATCAACCGCCTGTTAACTCATTCTGATCCTGTGATTCGGACTTGGACGGTGCGGTTTGTCGGGGATCAATATCATTTGGCGAAAACAGAACCGGAAGCGATTACGGCAAGCAAATACTTGCCACAGTTGATATTGCTCGCTGAGCAGGAAATGGATCCTGTCGTCGTTAGTCAACTGGCCTGTACTGCCAAACGTATTCCCGCAGAGCCCGGTCTTCAGCTTGCGTCTCGTATTGCCAGTCGAATGAATATCTTGACGGATGCTTACATACCGCTGCTCGTTTGGTGGGCTGTCGAAGAGCATGCGATGGAGGCCCCCGAACTGGCTCTGCAACTCTTCGCGAGCCCGAAAGCGTGGGAGAATGAATTTGTGCGGACGATTCTGATTGGCCGATTGATGCGTCGGTTCGCGGGTGAAGGAAGTAGTCAAAGTCTCCATGTCGCCGCTCATCTGTTTAACACGGCACCCGATGCTAAATCGCAACAGCAGTTGTTGGCGGAACTCAACAGCGGTTTGAAGATGCTGGGTAAAGAACAGATTTCCGGGTTGCCGCTGACAGGTTTCTTTAATCAAGTTGCTGTTGTTAAACAGGAAGAGGCCGAGGCGGTCGCGGTCAAATTGGAATCGCAAGCGACAGAGCTGTCTCAAACCTTGCAGCGCATTTGGGAGGCGGATCGACGCAACCCCCTGCTGCTGGAAATTCTCATTCGATTAAGTAGCGACGAAGCCTTGCAACAGGCGCTGCAGTTGGCCACTAATCAATCTTTATCCGTCGAAGATCGAATTGCCGCCTTAACCGTACTGGAGCAAGTTGGTGATGAACGCGTGACAGCACCCTTACTAAACCTGATTCAGTCGGGAGAACCTGAACCAGTCGCTTTAAAAATGCTGGACGTATTAGCACGTCACTATAGCGAGGAGGTTGGGGATAAGCTTCTCACGCTATATCAGGAGGGCGACCCGAACTTGAAACCGAGCGTGCTTACCATCTTGATTGCCCATCCGGAGACAACGCTTTCCCTGTTGCGATTGGTTGATCAACAAGAATTGCCTGATTCCCTCCTCACAACGGAGCAATTAAGGCAGCTCGCTTTGCACAACATGAGCGATATCGATGACCTGGTTCGCAAACATTGGGGAAGTATTCAGGCGGGAACAGCGGAAGAGAAGCTGGCCGAGATTCGTCGAATCATGAACGATCTTCGCGCTGCCGAGGGGAATCCCGAACAGGGGAAAACAATATACAAAAAGATCTGTGCGAACTGCCATAAGCTGTTCGGTGAAGGCAACGTAGTTGGACCCGATCTGACTCGGGCAAACCGGCATGATCAGCTCTTTCTGCTGACGAGCATCATTGATCCCAGTGTGCAGATTCGTAAAGAATACTTGCGATACGTTCTGGTGACGACGGGAGGTCGGTTGGCCGTCGGTTTATTAGTCGAGGAAACCGATTCTCAAATCACCTTGCTCGACGAGAAAAATCAGAAAATTGTTATTCCAGCCGAGGAAGTCGATGAATTGACCGCATCAAATATCTCCTTGATGCCTGAAAACCTGCTGAAACCTCTCAGTCCTCAGGAGCTTCGCGACCTGTACGCCTACCTGCAAAGTAAACCGGAGCCGCAACCATGA
- a CDS encoding polysaccharide deacetylase family protein, giving the protein MNSPLSRRLFLEQSGLALMVAGGLSAFSRPLAAAESPAKKAQIAITLDLEMSRMYPTRDEMEWDFQKGNLNDETKAYSLKAAQIASESGGLIHYFCVGRVLEQENIDWLKEIHELGHPIGNHTYDHVYVLAKKPEETQFRFQRSPWLIEGMTTEQIIRTNIRKTTLAMEQRLGFKPNGFRTPGGFYTGLEGREDIQQMLLDEGFSWVSSKYPSTKSYNPADMPKQDIFDELIATQEAAQPFVYPTGLIEIPMSPTGDVGAFRSGFWNRDAFLEYVELAVNWAIENQAVFDFLAHPSIMYVEDPNFETIKLICDLVNNSNGKAEIVSLSTIAERVQ; this is encoded by the coding sequence ATGAATTCTCCCCTGTCCCGTCGCCTGTTTCTGGAGCAAAGTGGCTTAGCGCTGATGGTGGCAGGCGGTTTGTCGGCATTTTCTCGACCGCTAGCTGCCGCAGAATCTCCCGCGAAAAAAGCACAGATTGCCATTACGCTCGATCTTGAAATGAGCCGGATGTATCCGACTCGCGACGAGATGGAGTGGGATTTTCAGAAAGGCAACCTGAACGACGAAACCAAAGCCTATTCGTTGAAGGCGGCGCAAATCGCCAGTGAGTCAGGCGGATTAATTCACTATTTCTGTGTAGGTCGCGTGCTGGAACAGGAGAATATCGATTGGCTGAAAGAAATTCACGAACTCGGTCACCCGATTGGAAATCACACTTACGATCATGTGTATGTTCTGGCCAAAAAACCGGAAGAGACGCAGTTCCGATTCCAACGATCTCCCTGGTTGATCGAAGGCATGACGACCGAGCAGATTATTCGCACGAACATCCGCAAAACGACTTTGGCAATGGAGCAGCGATTGGGATTCAAACCGAACGGCTTTCGAACTCCGGGTGGCTTTTATACGGGGTTGGAAGGTCGGGAAGACATCCAGCAGATGTTACTGGATGAAGGATTTTCCTGGGTGAGCAGCAAGTATCCCAGTACCAAGAGTTATAACCCCGCTGACATGCCGAAGCAGGATATCTTCGACGAATTGATCGCCACACAGGAAGCGGCACAACCGTTTGTTTATCCGACAGGTCTCATTGAAATTCCAATGAGTCCCACGGGGGATGTCGGAGCCTTTCGTAGCGGTTTCTGGAACCGCGACGCCTTCCTTGAGTACGTCGAACTCGCCGTCAATTGGGCGATAGAGAATCAGGCCGTATTCGATTTTCTGGCCCATCCGTCGATCATGTATGTCGAGGACCCGAACTTTGAAACGATCAAGCTGATTTGTGATCTGGTAAATAATTCAAATGGAAAAGCGGAGATCGTGTCGTTGTCGACCATTGCAGAGCGGGTGCAGTAA